TTTCCCCTGCTCGTGCGCGCCCTGCGTGGTGCTGAGGGAACGGATGAGCGCCACCTTGTCCATGTGCTTCGCCAGCATCGGCAGGCAGTGGCCGAGCTGGATGCCATCGACGTTCGTGCCGATGGCGTTCGTCAGCCCGCGATACTCCGCAGGCGCGTCCGGCTTCGGGTCGAAGGTGTCGATGTGGGTCATGCCACCGGACATGTAGAGGTAGATGACGTGCTTCGCCTTTCCGCCCCCCGCCTGGAGGATGGCGGGGTCCGCGGCCAGCGCCTGCGGGCTGAAAAGTTGCGCCGCGGAACCGGCGATGGACAGGCCGAAGCAGGCACGGGCCGTCCGGGCAAGGAAGTCCCGGCGGGAGAGTTCGTTCAGTTGGTGCGGGTTCATGGGTTGGGGCGATTTTGGAGATCTTGGAGGGTCAACTACGGACGGAGAGGATGACCACTGATTTCACTGATTTCACTGATTACGCAGATTGAAGAAGGGAGTTCGGATTATGCTTCCAGTGCGACGGACGGGAAATTGATCGGACGGATATCTGAAGGCATGGCAAAAGAACAATCAGTGGAATCAGTGAAATCAGTGGTCATCCCCCCCATCGATCCGGAGTTGGCATCGGAGTTCAGGGAACAAAGAGGAAGCGGTTGGAGGTCATCATCGCGCGGGTGAGGTCGCGGAGCGAGTTGGGGTCCGCGGCGAGCGGGGTGAAGCGTTCCTTTTCCCCCGCGTCCGGCAGGCGGGAGTAGATGCGGAGGAAGACGATCTCCAGGCGTTCCTCCGGGGTGGAGATCTTTGCCAGGCGCTGGTTGAGGACGGTCTTCCTGCCGCCGCTGACGTCGGTGTTCGGGTCGTTGAGCAGGGCGAGCGCCTGTGGCACGGTGGGCGTGGCGTGGCTGGAGGACGGGGTGCCGCGGTCGGACCCGCCGAACTCCCGGACGATGGTGCCGGGGTTGAAGGGGGCGGGCAGCTCGGATGCGCGGGCCCTGTTCCGCGCGGCGCCTTCGCTTCCGCGGCTGTTCATGCCGCCGTCTTCCTCCGCCATGGTCATGGACATGCCGCCCATGGAGGACATGCCTGCGGAGGGGGCGCCGGTCGCGACGGTGAGGGTGGACGCGGCGGTGAGCGGGCTGCTCATGCGGCGGTTCTCATCCGCGGACTTCTGCGCGGCCTGCATGAGGGCGGTGAGTTTCTTCCGCTCGTCCTGGTCGCGGGTTTCAGCCAGTTTGGCGCGCAGTTGCCGGACCTCCGTGCGGGAGTCGAGGAAGGCGGTCTCCGCCTTGCTGGTGGCCTCTCCCAGGGCGACCAACTGGCGGGAGCCGGCGGTGAGCAGCTTCTCCACGGCAGCGGTGTAGGCGATCCACTTCTCCTTGTTCGCCGGCAGCATGGTATCATCCACCTCGCCGCGGGTGAGGACCACCATGGAGTCATAGAGCTGCTCCGCGGTCATGCGCTGGAGGGCGGGGCCGCGCACCAGGTGGGGCACGCCGCGCTCCGGTTCCACGGGATCGTTCTCACGCTGGAACAGGTTGGTGCGGTAGAGGATGCGGGAGAACTGGCGCAGGTCGTAGTCCACCGCCTTCATCGCCTCCTCCAGGAAGGCCATGACCTGCGGGTGGGACGGCTTGCTGTCGTCGTTCCAGTCGTCCACGGGGTCAAGCAGGCCATGGCCGAAGGAACGCGCCCACATCCGGTTGGCGATGACTTTCGTGAAATACGGATTCCCCCGCGAGGTGACCCACTTTGCGAAGGCGGTGCGCCTTTCCGCAGGTGGCACGTCCTTCAGCTCCTCCCCGAAGAGCGTCTCCGCAGGGACCACATCCTTCGGCTTCGCGTCGCGGTAGGCGTAGTCCTCCGGCAGTTTCAGCATCCTGGTGGGATCATCATAGATCGCGCTGCGGTTGAAGTCCTGGTAGAGCGGCTGGAGGATCTTCGCGTAGCGGTTCAGCTCCAGGTTCCGCTGGCGCACCGCTTCATTCCGCTTGCGGACTTCCTCGTTGCGCGCCGCGCGGGCGGCCGCTTTCGCCTTTGTCTCCGCTTCCTGCTTCGCCCGCAGCGCCGCCCTTGCCTTCACCGGGTCCTTCTCCGCGTTCACCTTCTCCGCCGTCTTTTTCTCCTCCGGCTTCGCCTTCGGTGGTGCGGGGAGTGGAGGGGGCATCGGCGGACCCAGTTCCCTGGCCACCCGGTCGGTCGTCTCCTTCACCTCCGCGCTGCGGTAGGTGAAGCCGCCGGTGAATGCCGCCATCTGGTAATACTCATGCTGCGTCCAGTCATCGAACGGATGGTCATGGCACTGCGCACAGCCGATCTGGCGTCCGAGGAACACCTGCATGGAGTTGCTGAAATTATCCAACTGCATCGCCCGGTCCCGCAGGTAGTAGCCCACCGCCGGGTTGCGCGCCGCGTGGCCCGTGGCGGAGAGCATTTCACGGACCATGGCATCCCACGGTTTGTCCGCGGCGAGGGACTCCCGCAGCCACACGTGCCAGCCCTGGCCGGCTCCTCCCTCACGCCCGGTCTGCACGCGCAGCAGGTCCGCCGTCCAGTTGAACAGATGGCTGTCGAAGCCGGGCGATGCGACCAGGGAATCGACCAAGGCCGACCGCTTGTCCGGCGCGCGGCTTTCCAGGAACGCGCGCGCCTCTTCCTCCGTCGGGATCCGCCCGATGATGCCCAGGTAGGCGCGGCGCAGGAAGCTGCCGTCATCGATGCGGCCCAGCGGCTGCAGCTTCGCCGCCTTCAGGTCCTGCCCGAGCAGCGAGTCGATCCGGGCGGCGGCATCCTGTGCCTGCTTCGCCGTGAGCGGCTTCGCCGTCAGGGATCCGATTCCTAGCGCAAACGCGAAAAACAGCAGGGTTTTGCCGAAGGGTTGCATGGCTAGGGTGTAGTAACTGGGAAAATAGCGGAATGTTTCGTGTTTTTGGGAATTTTTTCGGAGGGGACCGCGAGGGGTAGCGGAAGTCGTGAGACTTCCGGCTGGGGGGAAGTCCATCGGGAACCGGAGTCGGTTTGCGGAAGGATCGACGCCCCGCCGAATCTCTCACGAGATTCGCTACTCCCCGATCCACCTGACCAATAAGGATCAGCATATGAAGGAAAAGCACCGAAGAACCCGGCCACATCCTGTGTATGAAAGGGTGTCCCGCCACTCCGTCCGGGAAACCCACACTCCCCATACCATGACCCCGCCCAGCGCCACCAGCCGCCGCCGCTTCATCCTCCAGGCCACCGCCGCAGGCGCGGCGCTCGGCTTTCCCGCCATCGTGAGGGGCGCGTCGCCCAACGCGAAGATCAACGTCGCGTTCATCGGCGTGGGTGGCCGTGGCGGCGGGAACCTGGGAGCGGTGGCCGCGCACCCGGACATGGTGAACGTCGTCGCGCTGTGCGATGTGGACTCGCTCGCGCTGGATGCCGCCGCGGCGAAGTTCCCCGGCGCGGGCCGCTACAAGGACTTCCGCAAGCTTTACGACGACCGCAAGGACATCGACGCCGTCGTCGTCTCCACGCCGGAGCACACGCACGCCTACGCCACCATGCCCGCGCTGCGGCGGAAGCTGCCGGTGTATTGTGAAAAGCCGCTCACTCACAATGTGGCGGAGGCCGCGCTGGTCATGGACGCCGCGCGGCAGGCGGGCGTGGCCACGCAGATGGGCACCCAGATCCACGCCGGGGAGAACTACCGCCGCGTGGTGGAGCTGGTGCAGTCCGGTGCGATCGGCCACGTGCGGGAGTGCCACGTCTGTGTTTCCCGGAGCTGGGGCCTGCAGAGCGCGGAGGACGCGAAGCGCTACGGCGACATCGTCCACATCACGGAGCGTCCGGCGGGCGGAGCAGCCGTCCCGGAGAACATCGACTGGGACCTGTGGCTGGGACCCGCGCCTTTCCGTCCGTTCGATCCCGTCTATCTGCCGGGGCCGAAGTGGTACCGCTGGTGGGACTTCGGCAGCGGCACCATGTCCGACCTGGGCAGCCACTGGAACGACCTGCCGTGGTGGGCGTTGAAGCTGGAGGCACCGCTCGCCGTGGAGGCCACCTCTCCCCACGGCCCCGCGCATCCCGACCTGGCGCCCGCCGCCATGACCGCCCGCTACGAATACGGCCCGCGCGGAGAGATGCCCGCCTGCACCCTGCACTGGCACCAGGGCGCGGCCATGAAACCCACCGTGTGGCGGGACGATCCGCAGCTCGCCAAATGGGACAGCGGCGTCCTTTTCATCGGCGACAAGGGCATGCTCATCTCCGACTACGGCAAGCACAAGCTCCTGCCGGAAGACGTCTTCAAGGACTTCACCCCGCCGCCCGCCAGCATCCTCCCCTCCCCCGGCCACCACCGCCAGTGGCTGGACGCCATCCGTAACGGCACGCCGACCGACAGTCCCTTCGCCACGTATGCCGGGCCGCTCACCATCGCCAACCACCTGGGCAACGTCGCCTACCGCACCGGCAGCCGCATCCAGTGGGACGCGAAGACCCTCCGCGCCGATGTGGAAGGAGCCGCGAAATTCCTCTCCCGCCAGCCGAGGGAGGGATGGGTGCTTTAGCCCCCTGCGGGGGAGTGCCAGGTGATCCGTGAGCAGTCCAAGCGTAGCGAAGCTCGTGAGAGCTTCGGCGGGGAGTATCCTCCATCCGCCAACCGGCTGCGGTCCACCATGGACGTCTCTCCAACCGGAAGTCTCACGATTTCCGCCACCCCTGCGAGCGGAGAAAAATGGAGGGGCGCTCTCTCTTCACTTCAACCTTCGATGTTGGACGTTCGACGTTCGATGTTCGACGTTCCCCAACCCCCGGCCTTGCCTTTCCCCATCGGGACGCTTGGATGGCAGGCATGATGAAAGCCCGCCTGTTTTCTGTCGCCGCGTTGCCCATGCTGTCACTCTGCCCCGCCGCGATGGCCGGGGAGGTCCGCATCGAGAAAGACATCGCTTTTCTCGGTGAGGGGCGGACGGAGAAAATGGACGCCTACCTGCCGGCGGAGGACCGCTTTCCCGGGCCGGACCCGGTGGTCATCTGGATCCACGGCGGCGGATGGGTGGGCGGGAGCAAGTCCGCGAAGCGGGAGCTGAACGTCTGCCGGACGCTGGCGGAGCATGGCTATGCGGCATTCTCCATCGACTACCACGTGGCGGACAAGGAGGCCGGTCCGGAGGACGCGCCGTGGCCGCGCAACATCCATGACTGCAAGACGGCGCTGCGTTTCATCCGCCAGGAGGCCGCGCGGTTCGGCATCGACCCGGGGCGCGTCGCCGTCTCCGGTGGATCGGCCGGAGCGCATCTGGCGCTGTGCGTGGGCCTGACGGCGGATGACGCGGAGCTGAACAAGGGCGGGCTGTACACGGACCAGCGGAACGATGTGGCCTGCATCATCGACTTCTACGGACCGACGGAGATCGACGCGAAACGCGCGCCTCGCTTCGCCGGAAAGACCCCGGAGGAAACGGCGGAGAATGTGCGGAAAGGCTCCCCGGTCGCCATGGTGAAAAAGGACTCCCCGCCCATCCTGGTGGTCCACGGCACGAAGGACGGGACGTGCGACATCAGCCACTCCCGCGCCCTGGTGGCGAAGATGAAGGAACTCGGCGCGAGGCATGAATACGTCGAGGTGGAGGGCGGGCCGCATTCCTTCGACCTCCAGCCAAAGCAGCAGGACCTGCGGCCGGTGGTGCTGGCCTTCCTGGAGAAGTGGATGAAGTAGGAGCATGCGTAGCGAAGCTCGTGAGAGCTTCGGCGGGCTGCATGTCATCCAACAAACCCGTTCCGGTCCCCCATAGACTTCCCCCCAGCCGAAGATCTCACGACCTTCGCTACCCTTGGCGCACGCCGATGCGCCCTCGTCCGGGACCGGAGGTCACACGGGCCTCACTCCCGCGTGGTGGGATCCTGGTATTGGGGTGGATCCCCCCAGCCGTCATGGCGCAGCCATGACGCTACCCGGGTGTCACGCGCCCCCCGGCACGTCCCTCCCCTGCTCCTCCAGCCACTTCTTCTTTGCGATGGCGCTGTTGACGAAGAACGCGTGGAGGAACGCGAAAAGCGCGGCGGGAAAGGCGGCCAGCGGCATGAGGATGGGAGCAGCCTCGACGAACCTCTCCCAGGTCATGGGGCTGCGGAAGGGAAAGAAGATCGAGAAGGATTCCATCCACGGCCAGGTCAGCAGCACCCCGCACACCGCGCCCGCGATGGCCGCCACCCATGACCGCCGGAACCACCGCCGCGTGGCGGGCAGCAGCCACAGCACTGTCATCAGTGCCGCGACCATCAGCACAAGCATGCCGAAGATGCCCGTGATCCGCGGCAGGTCCCGGGCGAATCTTTCGATCGTGCTCGTCGTGGCCAGCGTTCGCCCCTTCGACAGCCGTTCGATCACCTCGATGATGAGGATCACCCCCGGGGCGATGGACAGTGTGATGAGAGCGGCCAGCGACGCGCGCGTGAGATGGAAGCGGAACATGGGGAATGGAGATGGGTGATTGGATGATTGGATGATTGGATGATTGGGGGGAATCGGGATCACACCCGCTCCGCGAGCCATGCTTTCTTCGCAAGAGCCTGCCGGATGAAGAAGGAGTGGAGGAAGAAATAAAGCGCGCCGGTGATGGTGGCGAAGAAGCCCAGGTAGTCGATGAAGTTCAGATAATCGTCCACCGCAAGATGGCGGAGTTCACGATGGATGATGAGATACGCCATATACATCCCCGGGGAAAGGATGATCCCGAGGAAGCCGCCGCAAACGGCTGACATCCACGGTCTGGAAAGCAGGCGCACCGACGGTGCGTGTTTCCAGAGGAGTGCCATCGCGGCGGCCAACAGCGCGTGGAGCACGGCGAAGGACGACAGGACCTTCGGCAGGTCCGCCAGGAACCATCCCAGATCCACAGCATTGGGAAGTCCGAATCCATGGGCTGTCCTCGCCGCGATCATCTTCCCGAATAGCAGTATCGCGCACACGCCGCCGGTGATGGAGGTCGCCAGCAGCGCAGGGAAGAGATGGAGACGCCACATGGGAAATGGGTGTTGGATGCTGGAAACCGGATGGAGATCACATCCGTGTTTCCTGCCATGCTTTTCTGCCGAGAGCCTGCCGGATGAAGAAGGAATGAAGGAAAAAATAAAGCGCGCCGGTGATGGTGGTGTAAGGAAGCAGGTTGTGGGTGGTCCCCAGATAGCTCGAGAGTGACATCCTGAAAAATGCACCATGCAGTGCGAAGACACCTATATACCACGCGGGGGAAAGGAGGATGCCCAGGCAGCCACCGCAGACACCCGCCATCCACGGCACGGAAAGCATGCGCCGCGATGGCGTATAGTTCCATAGGATCGCCAAGGGGACGGACAACACCAGAAGGAACAGCGCGGCGTAGAAGCAGAGGATCTTTGGCAGCCGCATCAGGAGCGACCCCAGGTAGTCGGCGGCGGCGGGGGCGTGTCCGCCAAACTGTATTATGATAAAGCTCACCGCCACAGGCAGCATGGCGCATATGCTACAGGCGATGCCAGCCGCCAGCAGGGCACGGGATAGGTGGAGGCGGAGCATCTGGATTGAATATTGATGATCGGAGAGTGGATATTGGGAAGATCACACCCGCGCTTCCAGCCATGCCTTCTTCCCGAGAGCCTGCCGGATGAAGAAGGAATGGAGGAAGAAATAAAGCGCGCCGGTGATGGCGGAGACAGGGCCGAGGAAGTGGAAGCCGTCGAGGTAATCATCGACCGACAAAGCGCAGCCACCCTGATCCAGGACAGTCCCGATCACATACCATGCCGGGGACAGGAGGATGCCGAGGCAGCCGCCGCAGACGGCTGCCATCCACGGGATGGACAGCGTGCGCCTTGTGTGCCCCGCGAACCATAGCGCGGCCAGCGGGAAGGTCAGCAGCAGCGGCAGCGCCGCGAAGATGATCATGACCTGGACCTGTTGTTCCAGGATCCACCGCAGCTCCATATGGACAGGAAATCCGCGGCCGCCCAGGAGACCGCCGCCGATGTGGAGGACAAGCGGCAGGGCGGAGCAGAACATCAGGCTGATGCCAGCCGCCAGCAGCGCGCGGGTGAGGTGGAGGCGGATCATCATTTGAGGAAATGATGGATACGGGAAACACGCGGCGGAAGGAAGATCTGAAAATCACGGTGGGGCCGCGACCGCCGGGCGCGCCGCTGCTTCTCCGTAGTGGGATGGCTGCGCCATCACGGCAGGGTGGATGTCTGCTTCCAGCCGGTCCCGCCACGCCGCCGATGTCATCCTTTCCCGTTCGGCATCGTGGGGATGACGGTGGATTTCCCCAGCCGGAATGGCGCAGCCATTCCGCTACCTCTGCGGGCGGATCCCGGGTGTAGCGGGATGGTTGCGCCCTCTTCGCGGGGTGCATGCCATCCGACAATCCCGCTCCGGTTCCCGATGGACTTCCCTCCCGCCGGAAGTCTCACGACTTCCGCTACCTCCCACGTCCGCCAACCCCCATCGTTCCTGGAAAAAAATTGGCCAGGTGTTCAGTTCACCCTCCGTCTTTCCACCGGGCATCATCCGCCGCATGGGTTCCGCGAAAAAACCGAAAGATCCGCCGCCACCGCCACCGCCGATGTCCTCCACCGGCGCTGACATCGCGCAGGAAACCGCCGCCGCGAAGAAGCGGGAGCGGAAACGCTACGACTTCTCCAAAACCATCCTCCGCCCCGGCGGCCTCGGCTCGCTCGGTGGCACGGACGGGACGAAGAACACCCTGGGGTGAATATCAGGATGCAGGATACGGGATGCATGATGCAGGGGCCAAGATGCCTGCCGCCGACGGACTCCTGACCGTCACCAACTCCTCCAGTCCTTTCTTCACTTCGACGTTCAATGTTGGGCGTTCGATGTTCGATGTTCCCACTTCTCAAAATTCCTATTTACCAGACAAAGATGAAACAAGCCACGGACACCGCCGGGACGAAGGCGCGGGTGGATGAGATCCTGAGCCACGGAGCCGCGCTGGACGCCCGGCGCGCGCCGTGGGACGCCCTGTGGGATGAACTGGCGGCGGTGGTCCACCCACGGCGCGGCCTGACCTCCAGCCGCAGCGCCGCCCACACCGGCGGCCTGCCGGACCGCACGCGCATGGCGGAGTCCTTCGACGGCACGGCCATGCGGGCGAACCGCACTTTGGCCAACGGCCAGGCGGCCCGCATCACCCCCATGGGCGCGCGTTGGTTCGCCCTGCGCCCGCCGGATGAACTGGCGGAGGAACCGTCCGCCGTCGCCTGGTACCAGAAGTGCGGGGAGGTGCTGGCGCGGAAGCTTTCCGCATCGAACTTCTACAACCGCGCGCACGAACACTACCTGGACCGCGGCGCGTTCGGCACCGCCGCGCTGGAAGTTCTGCCCGGAAAGCACAACCGCGGCCTCCACTTCCGCTCCTACCCCATCGGCACCTACTCCGTCGCGCACGACGAGCGGGATGAGGTGGACACCATCACGCGGCTGCTCCACCTGACGCCGAAGCAGATCCTCCAGATGTTCGGCGAAAAGGACACGCCCGCCTGCGTCCTGAAAAAGCTGGAGGACCCCGCCGCCGCGCTGGCCCCGCTGGAGATCCGCCACACCATCCGCCCCCGGCTCCAGCGCGATCCGCGCCGCAGCAACGCGCGCAACAAGGCGTATGAAAGCACCTACATCCTCTGCGCGGAGCGGCATCTGCTGCGGGAGGAAGGCTTTGACGAGTTCCCCGTCGCCGTCTCCCGCTGGGAGCTGTGGGGGGACAGCCCGTATGGCTGGGCGCCCTCCTACCTCGCGCTGCCGGAGGCCACGCAGGCCAACTTCATCGAGCAGATGAAGGACACCCTGCTGGAGATCTCCGCGTTCCCGCGCGTGCTCTATCCGGCGAACATCAAGGGCGACATCGACTTCCGCGCGCTGGGGCTGACCTGCTATGACCCTAGTAATGGACATGAGCCGCGCGAATGGCTGACCAACGGCAGGTATGACATCGCCAAGGACGGCGCGGCGGACAAGCGGCGCGCGATCGAGGAGGCGTTCTACGTGCCGTTGTTCAGCGCCATTTCCCAACTCGACCGGACCGCCACCGCCACGGAGGTCCGCGCCATCGTCACGGAAAGCCGGGAGCTGTTCCACCCCATCTTCGCCAACCTCACGCGGGAGTTCCAGGGACCGGTGCTGAAGCGCGCCTTCGCCATCCTGCTGCGCCAGGGGGAGCTGCCCGCGCCGCCGCCCTCCGTCCTCGGTGAGGATTCGCTGGGTGCATTCATCGCGGAGCCGTCCGTGGAATACACCTCCATCATGGCGCTGGCGCTGGAGCAGACGCAGATCGCCAACTTTTCCGAGTGCCTGGGCGTGCTGGCCCCCATCGTGCAGAACGATCCCGGCGCGCTCGACTTCCTCAACACCGACGCCATCGGCCCCGCGTTCTTCCGTTACAAGGGCCTGCCGGAACAGTTCATCCGCAGCGCGGAGGAGATCGCGGAGATCCGCGAAGGCCGCGCCCAGGCCGCCGAGATACAGGCCGCCGCCCAGGCCACCGGAGCCGTGAAAAACCTCGGCGGCGCACAGGGCATCCAGGATTTGGCGGGGCTTGTACAGTGAACATCGAACGTCGAACGTCCAACATCGAACGCTGAAGTGGAGAAGGGGTGGGATCTCCACTGTCGCGGCAGCGTCATGGAGTGCGGCAGTCATCTGCCGCTGTCAGTGGCAGGTATGAATTTCCCCCAGACGAAGATGCCATCCGCAGCCCCGTAGCCCGCATGATTTTCCTGCTGCGTCCTCCACCTCCAAAGCGGCGGAGGGCCGCCGCACTCCATGACGCTGCCGCGATGTCCGGCGCTCCCACTTATGAAACACCATGACCAAGGACTGGAGAATCGTGACGCCGCCCTCATTTCCCGCAGAGCCGCCATCCTGGCCGACTTCCGGGGGACCTTCGGGACGGACCATGGAAAGCGTGTGCTCGCCCTGCTGGAGGCCTCCGTCCACTACGGGAAGCCTAGTTTCCTCCCCGCCACAGGGGGAAAGCCCTACGACCCCATCGCCGCCGCCATCCGTGACGGAAGGAAGTCCGTCCTCGCGGAAATCCACGGCTACCTCGCGGAGCCGGAGGACCAAACCGGAGAAAGCGGCCCGAAGAGGGTGAGATAGCCCCCTTCGGGGGAGTGCCAAGTGATCAGTGATCAGTGAGCAGTGAGCAGTGGAAGAGTGAAGAGCGCGGAAAACTGATCATTCCATCGTCCCGGCACTGATCACCGATCACTGATCACTCGGCACTTCTTCCAACTCTCAACCCCCGACCCTCAACCCAGCATGACCGACACC
The sequence above is drawn from the Akkermansiaceae bacterium genome and encodes:
- a CDS encoding DUF1549 domain-containing protein, producing MQPFGKTLLFFAFALGIGSLTAKPLTAKQAQDAAARIDSLLGQDLKAAKLQPLGRIDDGSFLRRAYLGIIGRIPTEEEARAFLESRAPDKRSALVDSLVASPGFDSHLFNWTADLLRVQTGREGGAGQGWHVWLRESLAADKPWDAMVREMLSATGHAARNPAVGYYLRDRAMQLDNFSNSMQVFLGRQIGCAQCHDHPFDDWTQHEYYQMAAFTGGFTYRSAEVKETTDRVARELGPPMPPPLPAPPKAKPEEKKTAEKVNAEKDPVKARAALRAKQEAETKAKAAARAARNEEVRKRNEAVRQRNLELNRYAKILQPLYQDFNRSAIYDDPTRMLKLPEDYAYRDAKPKDVVPAETLFGEELKDVPPAERRTAFAKWVTSRGNPYFTKVIANRMWARSFGHGLLDPVDDWNDDSKPSHPQVMAFLEEAMKAVDYDLRQFSRILYRTNLFQRENDPVEPERGVPHLVRGPALQRMTAEQLYDSMVVLTRGEVDDTMLPANKEKWIAYTAAVEKLLTAGSRQLVALGEATSKAETAFLDSRTEVRQLRAKLAETRDQDERKKLTALMQAAQKSADENRRMSSPLTAASTLTVATGAPSAGMSSMGGMSMTMAEEDGGMNSRGSEGAARNRARASELPAPFNPGTIVREFGGSDRGTPSSSHATPTVPQALALLNDPNTDVSGGRKTVLNQRLAKISTPEERLEIVFLRIYSRLPDAGEKERFTPLAADPNSLRDLTRAMMTSNRFLFVP
- a CDS encoding Gfo/Idh/MocA family oxidoreductase, translated to MTPPSATSRRRFILQATAAGAALGFPAIVRGASPNAKINVAFIGVGGRGGGNLGAVAAHPDMVNVVALCDVDSLALDAAAAKFPGAGRYKDFRKLYDDRKDIDAVVVSTPEHTHAYATMPALRRKLPVYCEKPLTHNVAEAALVMDAARQAGVATQMGTQIHAGENYRRVVELVQSGAIGHVRECHVCVSRSWGLQSAEDAKRYGDIVHITERPAGGAAVPENIDWDLWLGPAPFRPFDPVYLPGPKWYRWWDFGSGTMSDLGSHWNDLPWWALKLEAPLAVEATSPHGPAHPDLAPAAMTARYEYGPRGEMPACTLHWHQGAAMKPTVWRDDPQLAKWDSGVLFIGDKGMLISDYGKHKLLPEDVFKDFTPPPASILPSPGHHRQWLDAIRNGTPTDSPFATYAGPLTIANHLGNVAYRTGSRIQWDAKTLRADVEGAAKFLSRQPREGWVL
- a CDS encoding alpha/beta hydrolase; this encodes MMKARLFSVAALPMLSLCPAAMAGEVRIEKDIAFLGEGRTEKMDAYLPAEDRFPGPDPVVIWIHGGGWVGGSKSAKRELNVCRTLAEHGYAAFSIDYHVADKEAGPEDAPWPRNIHDCKTALRFIRQEAARFGIDPGRVAVSGGSAGAHLALCVGLTADDAELNKGGLYTDQRNDVACIIDFYGPTEIDAKRAPRFAGKTPEETAENVRKGSPVAMVKKDSPPILVVHGTKDGTCDISHSRALVAKMKELGARHEYVEVEGGPHSFDLQPKQQDLRPVVLAFLEKWMK
- a CDS encoding head-tail connector protein; protein product: MKQATDTAGTKARVDEILSHGAALDARRAPWDALWDELAAVVHPRRGLTSSRSAAHTGGLPDRTRMAESFDGTAMRANRTLANGQAARITPMGARWFALRPPDELAEEPSAVAWYQKCGEVLARKLSASNFYNRAHEHYLDRGAFGTAALEVLPGKHNRGLHFRSYPIGTYSVAHDERDEVDTITRLLHLTPKQILQMFGEKDTPACVLKKLEDPAAALAPLEIRHTIRPRLQRDPRRSNARNKAYESTYILCAERHLLREEGFDEFPVAVSRWELWGDSPYGWAPSYLALPEATQANFIEQMKDTLLEISAFPRVLYPANIKGDIDFRALGLTCYDPSNGHEPREWLTNGRYDIAKDGAADKRRAIEEAFYVPLFSAISQLDRTATATEVRAIVTESRELFHPIFANLTREFQGPVLKRAFAILLRQGELPAPPPSVLGEDSLGAFIAEPSVEYTSIMALALEQTQIANFSECLGVLAPIVQNDPGALDFLNTDAIGPAFFRYKGLPEQFIRSAEEIAEIREGRAQAAEIQAAAQATGAVKNLGGAQGIQDLAGLVQ